DNA from Arthrobacter sp. PvP023:
GGGGGCGGTTTTGCCCTGCCTCAGCCCGGCGGCGTCCAGCCGTTGCACCTCGGCCTGGAGTCCGTTGGCGACCATGCCGTGAACGCGTTGCGCCAGCCTGTCCTTCAGCAGCTCCCGGTCCACCTCGAGCCCGACCTGGACCGCCGGCTGGTAGTACTCCCGGACAGGCATGAAGGAACTGAAAGGGCGCCCTGTCAGTTCAAAGACCTCGAGGGCACGGACAACCCTGCGGGCATCGCCCAGGCGGGCGGCGGAGACGGGATCGACCGCTTCCAGCCTGTTGCGCAGCGGCGTCAGGCCGGCGTCGCCAAGCTCCGCTTCCAGCCGGCGCCGGATGTCCGGATCCGTGCCGGGAAACTCGAGGACGTCCAGGGCGGCCCGGACGTACAGGCCAGACCCGCCTGCCAGGATTGCCCGCTTCCCGCGCCCGTGGATCTCCGCGATAGCTGCCCGCGCTTCCTGCTGGAAGTCGGACACACTGGCTTCTTCGGTGACGTCCAGG
Protein-coding regions in this window:
- the miaA gene encoding tRNA (adenosine(37)-N6)-dimethylallyltransferase MiaA; its protein translation is MASPQEHTNPTTQPQGAPPVIAVVGPTGSGKSDLAVALALELDGEVINADAMQFYRGMDIGTAKITAEERRGVPHHLLDTLDVTEEASVSDFQQEARAAIAEIHGRGKRAILAGGSGLYVRAALDVLEFPGTDPDIRRRLEAELGDAGLTPLRNRLEAVDPVSAARLGDARRVVRALEVFELTGRPFSSFMPVREYYQPAVQVGLEVDRELLKDRLAQRVHGMVANGLQAEVQRLDAAGLRQGKTAPRALGYSQFLKVLDGEWDAGQATEDTIVATRKFARRQLTWFRADPRIHWFDWQDPDLVAKALAVCR